A stretch of DNA from Amphiprion ocellaris isolate individual 3 ecotype Okinawa chromosome 18, ASM2253959v1, whole genome shotgun sequence:
GCTTCAGCTTTTATAACTCCATTTGTCCCTGACCTTTCTGGAGGTGAGGCTCCCTtcccttttcccttttcttggTGTAACTCCTAATGTGGCAGGACATGATGGAAGTTCAGCCCCCTCCCTTCACAATTCAGCAGACCTTCACCctaaaaatagtttttccaACAGTAATTAGGAGGTATGGCCACAGTCAGGTAAAAAGCTCTCCTATCCAGCCTCCCAGCAGAGAAAATCCATTGCTGATCGCCTCAATCACACCTTCCACCACAGTTCCTGTTATCTCATACCAATAGCATTCATGCTCATCTTTCCCTACACCACAATACATTCAATGCCCTTCTGGTGAATGTCAGGGTCTATTGTTGTTGATGCAGTTGTGACCTAACCACTCAAAGTCTTCAATCTCCTTTCCTGCACAAAGGCTCTTCCTAAAGGTGTGTCCCTCTGCCAAGAAAATTGTGGTGTTTTTCACATGTGGGGTAGgctttaatttacatattttctatCCTTCATTTGATGTCCTGGGATGGTTTTAGCACATCCAACCTGCAATACAGTTTGTCTTTTCCAATTTCTGTCATTACAACACTTCACCAACTTCACCTCTAGTCCATGGGTCTCATATTCATTGTCACAATTATCCTGAGAATGGCTCTCCCATCTGGGCACTTTGGAAATGCTTTCTGGCCATGCAATGTCATGTTGACCTTACCACAGAATAGACTCCATTGTCATGGGCTGACATACGTGTAATGTTTGCTGCAGATTTCAAGCAAATGTCTTTGGAGTAGACAGAGCCCGATAGATCACCCACTAGTTGGCTGTTTCACACAGGCAGAGAACTACCCAGTCCAACACTTCTTGTTTCTGCCAACCCCCACCAAGTAGAGGCACTGCTGTTTGTATGTCCATCTGTCCAGGCCTGCACAATTCTTTTGACTGTCTGGTCTGTCTTTAGGTCACTGCATTTGTCAGTCCGCATGTCATAGTACATGTTCCACATCTGTCATAGTGGCCTTGTCTAGTGCATCAAACCCCTTCCCCGTTATGCAATCATCAGTCTTCTGTTATCAAAGCCCCACCCTATTTCCTCTATCATGAAGGAATATTGGTTTCAGTTTTCAGAGTCTGTAATTCAAGGCTTTCTCCACTCAGGGATCCAAAGTTTTTACTTCTCCAGCATGACCTCATGCTTTGTTTATGGCCTGCACTACTTCCCTCACTGCAGGTCATCGACACCTCAGCCGAGGAGTTTACTAGATAGGGGGTTccttccacatctgtgtagatATCATCCCCCTTCCAATATGCATCCTGTGACTCATGCCTTCCGTTacacagaagaaaatggatagatggatagatggatgaatggatggatggatttcatGCCATATCATATAATTATTCTGTGCAGACTTCCCTGGGTCAACTAGTTGCTCCATGACATAACCCAGCCACAACTTTCTTACCTCTTCATTACGTTCTTGACTAACAGCCTGTTTTCTCTCAAATACACAATTATGTCCTTGTCAGGAGGTCGCTGCGGTGCAAGTGCTTATCTTCTTCCTTTACTTGTTTGTTGGACCTCTGCTTTGCCTTGATTCCTCTCATTTCTTCTACTTTCCAGAGAGGTATCTTTTGAGACTGAGATCAGAGATCATCTTCTGACTGACAGTGACATCCTGGGTTGTGTAGTCTgttttcatcctcttcatctgatGAATCCTTTTATCCAGAGGATGAGTCTGCTTGTGTATGCTGGCTCCCTAAGTTACTCTCCTCTGGCATCCTGGCTTTGATATCTCTATTCCAGTGTATACTTTTTAACAACTCTTGGTGCTCGTTGTGCCTCACTTTCTCTCACAATACCAGGACCGCTGCATGTATCCCAGCTTCTTTGGCCAGCGTCTTCAAAATGAGGTCATACTATTTGGAGAGACTTGTCAATGTTTACACTCGACCCATCAGTAAAGTTTCCTTCTTTCCTACTAGTTTCTCGCCACACCATCTGAACCAGGTCGTCACTTCTTCCTTATTCTTGTAGCTCATAGGACACCGGAGCACCAGTTGCCGTTGTGAGTTTACCCTGCCAGTCAAAGTACATCATTCCTGCTTTTTACATTGATCGTATTGTTCCTCCTTCAAGTCATCTTCTCATCTCCCGCCGTTAAATTCCTTAAAATGGTCTTGACAAGTCTGTTCCAGATATCCCGTCCACCCCCCAGCAGGACAATCTGGTAGAGAAGTTCAGATAGAGACTTGGAGCTTGCTGCTTGAAGCAGCTCAACTTGACTTTCTGTCTCATTATTTACCACCCAATGAAGTGGGAGCTGAGGCAGAGAAGTTCCTCCAGCTATATCTAGTAGAATTAGTAGGTTGCTGTCATCCATTTTTTCCCTTGCTTTAGGTCTTTTGATTTTGGTCTTCATAGTGCCTTGAGCAGGGATGAGAGCAGACTTGGTTGGCTACCCCACAGTGTTACCTGGACTTGGTCAGGTTGATCTCAGTGCTCACTTCTTCATCCAGCGATGCTCCTAGCATCATTCTGCAGGTCTAATGATCCTGACCTCTCTCTGTTAATCACTCTTTCACTTTGAGCCTGAGTAGAACCACTTTCCACTCAAGTCCTCTCTCTCTGGGTCATCCCACAGGGTACAAAAGCCTCCTTCAGCTTCTGGTGTTCTTGtttggcgccacctgccaggcTTACTGGGAGGTCTGTTCCTGAAGTTTTTGTTGAAAAAGTGGCTTAAACAGTACATGACCCACACAGCCTTATTATACTCctgtattattttttctgaaattatttgtaaattaaatgatacgaatcagctctgacattgtgtttttcctgccttAACTCTTGGTCTCTGTCTGTAGGCATCACATTGTGGGATGAAAACACCCTGCAATCACACACAGTGGAGACGCCTCAGCACAGCAGTGGGTTTGAAATCACTGCATCTGATTCCATTGAATCCAAGTCCTCTCTGCTGGATGTTGATGCTTCCCTGAAGGCCAGTTTCATGAGTGGACTGATTGAAGTTGAAGGATCCGCCAAGTATCTGAATGACAAGAAGAAGTCCAAGAATCAGAGCAGAGTGACACTTCAGTACAAAGTTACCACCAACTTCAAACAGTTGTCGATGACTAACATTTCATCGATGAGCCCTGAACAGATCCATGTTATTGAGAAGAGCTCTGCGACACATGTCGTCACTGGCATCCTTTATGGGGCAAatgctttctttgtgtttgacaGTGAGAAGTTAGATGCCAACAGTGTTCAGGACATCCAGGGAAGCATGAAAGCTGTGATCAAGAAGATCCCCTCATTTAACGTTGACGGAAAAGTTGACATCAAGctgacagatgaagaaaagaacacaactGACAAATTTACCTGCAAATTCTACGGAGACTTCATTCTTCATGACAACCCTGCAACATTTACAGATGCAGTGAAGACATACATCCAGCTTCCAAAACTACTGGGAGAAAAATACGAAAATGTGGTTCCACTGAAGGTCTGGATGATGCCTTTGAAGATGTTACACTCAGAAGCTCCCGAGATGACAACTGGGATCAGTGTCGGACTCATACGAAGGGCTCAAGATGCTCTGCAGGATCTGCATCATCTGGAAAGTTGCTGCAATGATATTCTCGATGATACAGTGGTGAAAGCTTTTCCAAACATCCAAGAAAAGCTCAACACCTTCCAGAAACTCTGCATGTATTTCAGCTCTTCACTCCAAGAGACGATCGCCAAGAAACTTCCCTCCATCAGGGCAGGTGAGGAAGACGAGAAGGAATTAAAGAAGGTCTTTGATGATAAAGACAAGTCACCTTTCAGCAACGACAAGTTAACCAAGTGGACAGAAGATATGGAAAGAGAAGTGAACGTCATCCGTTCATGTGTGGAGATAATGGAAGGAATAAAGATCGCCTCAAATCAGTCACAGCTGGACAAAGCGGTTCTAGATCCAGAGGTAGAGGATGttctctgctttgttttcacCTCCTTGGAACCTGCTGATCCCTATCTTCAGGAAATGTCTGAGTACATGGATCCACTGAAGTTAGAAGGTAGTGGGGGAGTCCTTCTACCTACCCGGGACCAGTGGTTCTTCTCAGATGAAGTGAtaaaagaaatgagacaaaaagccAGAGTTATTCATGACCTAGCCAAAGCTCTGAAGAACAATCGCCAACTTTGCTTCCTTGTAGCAGCATTTTCAAATGTGGAACACAAAGGAGCAAGCATCTACCACTACAGGAACGGCAGCCTGGTCACTGATGACTTCTCCAGGCCTAATGTCACTGATGTGGAAAACATAAAAGACAGAAGTGATTTGATCTGGTGTAAGTCCAATTTCCCATTAGTTTTTGCTTTCTGCTGAATTCAAACACTCAGTGCTTTACTAAATCTAAACAAGTAGCTTTGGTTGCTAAAACTGAGTAGTTTTGATGACTCAAGCAAGAGGGTTTTGTAattaaacctaaccaagtagttttagtGACTGAATTTAATCACCTAGTTTTGATGACTACACTTAACTAACTAGTTCTGGTGACACAATGTTCTGACTGACTAAACTCAACCAACAAATTTTGGTGCGTCAGCCTAACTCAGCAGTTTACTGACTAGAATTAACAAGTAATTTTGCTGACTAAtcttaaccaagtagttttgtcGACCAAATTTACCTAAGTAATTGTGGTGCCAAATTCCAACTAAGTTGTTTTCAGGCCTGAACTTTTCACTGAGTAGTTTTTGTGCCTAAGCTTAACCAACTAGTTTTGCTGACTCAACCCAGTCAAGTAATTTTCTCTGattaaatctaaaaatgataataataataataataataataataataatagttttgGTGCTGAAACAGAACTCAGTAGTCTTGGTGCTTTGACCTAACCACATAGTTTTGTTGGCTAATGTTAAGTCATTAGTTTTGGTGACTAAACTTAACCATCTTGTTTTAGCAGCACAAGTGCTTGAATGACTAAACCTGACCaaatagttttggtgcctaatcTTAACCAGGCAGTGTTTGTGACTAAATTTAACTGAGTAGTTGTGGTGAAAAAAACAACGAACTACAAAATACTTTTAATGCCTGTATTTAACTAAGTACTTTTGATGCCTAAACAGTACTCAGTAGATTTGGAGCCTAAAtctaaacatttagttttgttgaCTGAACTTAGATGAGTCATTTTGGTAACTAAAGATTACCAAGTGGTTTTACAACTCAACCTAGCAGCCTAGTTTTAGTGAATAAACCTTAACAAggagatccatccatccatcatctatagaccacttcatcctcattagggttgcagggtgttggagtctatcccagctgactgagggtgaaggtaggggacacctggacaggaaacagttgatcacagggctacatatagagacaaacattcacattcacacctacggacaatttagaatcgccaattaacctcagcatgtttttagactgagctgcacagtgggttGGTGGGTAGTACttttgcctcacagctagaagatccctggttcgcatcccggcctggaATCGTTCTatgtggagtttgtatgttctccttgtgcatgcgtgggttttctccaggttctccagcttcctcccacagtccaaaaatatgctgaggttaattggtaactctaaattttctgtatgtgtgattgtttgtctctgtgtgtagcactgtgatagactgttacctgtccaggtgtcccctgccttcacgctacgtcagctggaatagactccagcctcccaccACCCGAATGAGGATTCAGCGGTgtttagatgatggatggatgttttttgactgtgggaggaagccggagaaccaaCAGAAATCCTCaggcaaactccacacagaaaaatcccaggcccaggctgggacatgaaccggggatcttctcattgtgaggcgacagtgctaaccaccgatccactgtgcagccttaaCAGGGAGATTTGATGCTTAAATCTTACTGAATAGTTTTGGTGCCAAAACTAAACCTGATAGTTTTGGTGAATAAAGCTAACTAAAGTAGttttgaaaccaaacataacaaAGTAcctttgatgcaaaaaaaaaaaaacaagacagtctGGTGCCGACACTGAACCAAgtgtttttggtgcaaaaactgaacttagTATTTTAGTGCCTGAATCAAACCAAGCAGGTTTGGTGATTAGACCGAATCAAGTACTCTGACTGAGTCAATCTGACAAGTGAttgaaaacaagttaaaaaaatgatacagaactAAATTTTAACAtaacagtcagtcagtcacagGAAATGAACTCTCCTCCTGTACTGTGACCTTTGACTACAGCAGCCCTTCAAACCACTCATGAAGACTTTGGTCACTTTTACAAACTGGAAGCATTCACTTGTTTCCTTTCAGTGATGCCTACATGTTTTGTATAGATCTGATTTAGGGTCAAGCCACTGATGTGGTCATTTATGTTGGAGGGCTTGTTGGTAAATTGATAATGAACTGTGATCATGACCAGGTCTTGTTCTCTCCATCAGATGCCTGTGATCTCACCCTGGATCCAGACACTGCTCACTGCAAACTCACTCTGTCTGACGGAAACAAGAAGGCGACTCATGGACAGAGGCAGTCGTATCCTGACTTCCCTCAGAGATTTGATGAGGTAGTCCAGGTTCTGTGCAGAGAGTCGCTGACTGGGCGttgttactgggaggtggaattgaaCATAGCCAAAGGTGCTGatgctactgctgctgtttgctaCAGCAGCTTACAGAGGAAAGGGAAAAGTTCCTTGAACGGGATTGGATGGAACAACATTTCCTGGTCTTTAGGCCACAAGTGGGAACCAGGACCGGTTTTCTACGCAGAGCATGATGCCAGATGTGTCAGTTACCCTGTTCCTCCTTCTGGCTGCACCCGACTGGGTTTGTACCTGGACTGGTCTGCAGGTACTCTGTCCTACTATACGGTCTCAGCCAACACACTGAGCCACATTCATACCTACCGCACTAAATTCTCTGGGCCTGTTTATGCTGCCTTCAAGCTCTGGACAGAAGGCAGCTACATATTCTTGTGTCTGTAAACTTGGTGTTGCATGATCCATATTAATTTCAGTTCAGCTGTGTTGTAGACAAATGTCATGTATACCTGGATGAATTGTATCTATCTGGACCTTGACCTGTAGTCAGGATCACAATAGTCCAGACTCTGAGTagctttctctctgttttccatGATTTTGTTGTGACCAGTGTCAACCACCAAGGTCTCACAACCCTGATAACTCTTCAGCTGAGgagtctgtgttttctgtcctgcTACTCCTTTATCctttaataaattacaaagacaaaTTCTGTTGCGCTGTGATTGTTTTTGCTGCGACTCATCCAGATTTTCCACAACAAGCTGATGAAAAGTGCAGTTTCAAAGGGATTCAATAGGCCATTTT
This window harbors:
- the LOC111582277 gene encoding stonustoxin subunit beta-like, giving the protein METAPQTCVVRGSSSEETAALGRPFTLGMLYDRQRDELIPGITLWDENTLQSHTVETPQHSSGFEITASDSIESKSSLLDVDASLKASFMSGLIEVEGSAKYLNDKKKSKNQSRVTLQYKVTTNFKQLSMTNISSMSPEQIHVIEKSSATHVVTGILYGANAFFVFDSEKLDANSVQDIQGSMKAVIKKIPSFNVDGKVDIKLTDEEKNTTDKFTCKFYGDFILHDNPATFTDAVKTYIQLPKLLGEKYENVVPLKVWMMPLKMLHSEAPEMTTGISVGLIRRAQDALQDLHHLESCCNDILDDTVVKAFPNIQEKLNTFQKLCMYFSSSLQETIAKKLPSIRAGEEDEKELKKVFDDKDKSPFSNDKLTKWTEDMEREVNVIRSCVEIMEGIKIASNQSQLDKAVLDPEVEDVLCFVFTSLEPADPYLQEMSEYMDPLKLEGSGGVLLPTRDQWFFSDEVIKEMRQKARVIHDLAKALKNNRQLCFLVAAFSNVEHKGASIYHYRNGSLVTDDFSRPNVTDVENIKDRSDLIWYACDLTLDPDTAHCKLTLSDGNKKATHGQRQSYPDFPQRFDEVVQVLCRESLTGRCYWEVELNIAKGADATAAVCYSSLQRKGKSSLNGIGWNNISWSLGHKWEPGPVFYAEHDARCVSYPVPPSGCTRLGLYLDWSAGTLSYYTVSANTLSHIHTYRTKFSGPVYAAFKLWTEGSYIFLCL